In Prunus dulcis chromosome 1, ALMONDv2, whole genome shotgun sequence, the following are encoded in one genomic region:
- the LOC117624325 gene encoding carboxypeptidase A6, whose product MAHLLLLSSPLSISLCFFAWLQGFVVVHGNTNLTHSSFTPINRNLYHSSGDLMEEIKALVFRHPDRLTFDTIKSRNKGYSAEIAVVTYCRRRQETDDRPKFRILLSFGQHGRELITSELALRILSILSKEQFLPNLDPASLDHTLDKLLIKMVPMENINGRRIVEAGDLCERRNGRGVDLNRNWSVDWGKKEKDYDPYEENPGTAPFSEPETQIMRKVAMSFDPHIWVNIHSGMEALFMPYDHKNTTPDGVSSHQMKSLLEELNHLHCQRRCMIGSGGGSVGYLAHGTATDYMFDIVRVPMAFTFEIYGDGAASSRDCFKMFNPTDFGTFNRVLNEWSAAFFTIFKLGPNQLGENYSKTSVPTLDKWVSIDEYLDGYLVERSSRYGKKMEVLELGMQEIRTYFRLFLLSSVLLLFMFCSRISKGKCARPIVSAIAL is encoded by the exons ATGGCTCATCTccttctcctctcctctcccttATCCATCAGTTTGTGTTTCTTTGCTTGGTTGCAAGGTTTCGTGGTCGTTCATGGCAATACTAATCTCACCCACTCTTCTTTCACGCCCATTAATCGTAATCTCTACCATTCCAG TGGGGATTTGATGGAAGAAATAAAAGCTTTGGTCTTTCGTCACCCAGACCGGCTCACT TTCGATACAATTAAATCTCGAAACAAGGGCTACTCTGCTGAGATCGCAGTAGTTACCTATTGCCGGAGAAGGCAAGAGACTGATGACAGGCCAAAGTTTCGGATCCTTCTT AGTTTTGGACAGCATGGAAGGGAGCTCATTACATCTGAGCTTGCTTTGCGAATCCTTTCAATCTTGAGTAAAGAACAGTTTCTACCCAACCTGGACCCAGCCTCCTTAGACCATACCCTTGACAAACTCTTAATAAAG ATGGTTCCTATGGAAAACATAAATGGCCGCAGAATTGTTGAAGCAGGAGATCTCTGTGAGAGGAGAAATG GGAGAGGAGTTGATCTCAACCGTAATTGGAGCGTAGATTGGGGCAAAAAGGAGAAG GATTATGATCCATATGAGGAAAATCCTGGAACTGCCCCTTTCAGCGAACCTGAAACTCAGATAATGCGGAAAGTTGCCATGTCATTTGATCCACACATATGGGTTAATATACACTCTGGAATGGAG GCTCTATTTATGCCATATGACCATAAGAACACAACCCCTGATGGAGTTTCCTCGCACCAGATGAAGTCATTGCTTGAGGAACTCAACCATCTGCATTGCCAAAGGCGTTGCATGATTGGGTCTGGTGGAGGTTCTGTTGG GTATCTGGCACACGGGACAGCAACTGATTATATGTTTGATATTGTAAGGGTGCCAATGGCTTTCACCTTTGAG ATATATGGAGATGGAGCAGCATCATCAAGAGATTGCTTCAAAATGTTCAATCCCACTGACTTTGGTACCTTCAAT aGAGTTCTCAATGAATGGTCTGCAGcatttttcacaatttttaaatTGGGGCCAAACCAGCTTGGTGAAAATTATTCCAAGACTTCTGTGCCGACCTTAGACAAGTGGGTATCCATAGATGAGTATCTTGACGGGTACTTAGTTGAGAGGAGTAGCAGATATGGAAAGAAGATGGAGGTGCTTGAATTAGGAATGCAGGAGATAAGAACATATTTCAGGCTCTTCTTGTTATCTTCCGTCCTGTTATTGTTCATGTTCTGTTCCAGAATTTCAAAAGGCAAGTGTGCTAGACCAATTGTTTCTGCTATTGCACTCTGA